DNA sequence from the Oncorhynchus keta strain PuntledgeMale-10-30-2019 chromosome 1, Oket_V2, whole genome shotgun sequence genome:
AGTAAAGTAAAAAGGAATAAGATAATGGATTTGTGTCATTACCACCACTTTCTGTCATTTCCACCACACTTAAGTTTGTGATAGAAATTACTGTGATGGAAACTACATTTCTACAGTTTCTGGAGAAAATTGACAGACAGCTTAGCATACTTTGATTAGTATTACAGCTAGCATATCGTTTACACTAaatacataaaatatatatatatttttaaattctaAAGTTCTACCATGAAATAAAGAAATTATAGCCTGTTTGGAAATGACTGACAATTAAAATATTCTCTACACAAAGcaataaaaaacaaacaatattTACCTCGACTTTTCTTAAACTTCTGGACATCACATCTGGAACAACTGTCCACTGCTGCCATGTGCGTCAGTGTCACAATATGTTTCCATGGTAACTAAATTAACATTCTCTTGAAAAAAAACTTTATTAATGAGGAATTTGTCTTCAGTGGTGGAAATGACACCCCTCCCAAAGGACAGGTATATTTTGTGTTAATAAAAACATAGAAAAGGAAATGACACCCCTCCCAAAGGACAGGTATATTTTGTGTTAATAAAAACATAGAAAAGGAAATGACACCCCTCCCAAAGGACAGGTATATTTTGTGTTAATAAAAACATAGAAAAGGAAATGACACCCCTCCCAAAGGACAGGTATATTTTGTGTTAATAAAAACATAGAAAAGGAAATGACACCCCTCCCAAAGGACAGGTATATTTTGTGTTTATAAAAACATAGAAAAGGAAATACTCACAATAAATATTGATATAGATTTGATTTTATTGACTCTTTCTGTAGTACATAACATTATATAATGTGTAATTATTAATGTTTTCTAATAGAAAATAAATAGTAGAAGCTTAAAAGTCTGGGTCTGGGTCGGggacaaggacaaggacaaggacaaggGAAAAAAATGTGAAATGGGGGTATAAAATGCATCTGAAAAGTAGCTAAAATACTTGATAGAGAGGTGTTTAAAGACGGTGATTCCAGTATGAACTTAACATACAAATACTTGATAGAGAGGTGTTTAAAGACGGTGATTCCGGTATGAACTTAACATACAAATACTTGATAGAGAGGTGTTTAAAGACGGTGATTCCGGTATGAACTTAACATACAAATACTTGATAGAGAGGTGTTTAAAGACGGTGATTCCAGTATGAACTTAACATACAAATACTTGATAGAGAGGTGTTTAAAGACCTATGGGGTGATTCCAGTATGAACTTAACATACAAATACTTGATAGAGAGGTGTTTAAAGACGGTGATTCCGGTATGAACTTAACATACAAATACTTGATAGAGAGGTGTTTAAAGACGGTGATTCCAGTATGAACTTAACATACAAATACTTGATAGAGAGGTGTTTAAAGACCTATGGGGTGATTCCAGTATGAACTTAACATACAAATACTTGATAGAGAGGTGTTTAAAGACGGTGATTCCGGTATGAACTTAACATACAAATACTTGATAGAGAGGTGTTTAAAGACGGTGATTCCAGTATGAACTTAACATACAAATACTTGATAGAGAGGTGTTTAAAGACGGTGATTCCAGTATGAACTTAACATACAAATACTTGATAGAGAGGTGTTTAAAGACGGTGATTCCGGTATGAACTTAACATACAAATACTTGATAGAGAGGTGTTTAAAGACGGTGATTCCGGTATGAACTTAACATACAAATACTTGATAGAGAGGTGTTTAAAGACGGTGATTCCAGTATGAACTTAACATACAAATACTTGATAGAGAGGTGTTTAAAGACGGTGATTCCAGTATGAACTTAACATACAAATACTTGATAGAGAGGTGTTTAAAGACGGTGATTCCAGTATGAACTTAACATACAAATACTTGATAGAGAGGTGTTTAAAGACGGTGATTCCAGTATGAACTTAACATACAAATACTTGATAGAGAGGTGTTTAAAGACGGTGATTCCAGTATGAACTTAACATACAAATACTTGTATTTGCTTTATTTTTGATAAAATCCCCAAAATTGACCCGAAGACATGGAAGTGCCCGTAGTTGCAGAGTCACCCGATTCTTGTGTATTGTGTATCCTCTTGTGTTACTGTTTTAtttttaaactctgcattgttgaagGGCTCGTAAGGGAGCATTTCacgttagtctacaccagttgtattcaatGCACGTGACAAAATAATACAATTCTATTTGACTAGATGTATCACACCGTGGCATAACACCCAGCAGATGGCGCTAACGTCCTTATCCTCGTGCTTCTCAGTTCTGCGCTTTTTCCAGAAAATGCGGAAGTGAAAACATGTAATTTGATACCATTTCGGAGGACAGGAGTGGGCGAGAATAATTGCTCGTTTACAATATAATAAAAGTATGGGAAATTAAATAGCTTAGCGGAATATATCGCTCAATCAAAACATAACGGCAGCCGAGTTGAAATGGAGAGCCGTCGCACAGTAACACGAAGGTCGAAAAATCAACGCATCCGGTGAGAGTTTATGAGCTGCATTTGATTTGTTGACAACGTTGGTTGGTCTGTGCCTGTTATGGCTGGTCCAACCATTTGATGAGAAGCGATAGCCACATCAATGAATAGCTTCTGGTCTATAAAACGATCAAATTGCAGCATTGTAGACCTATGCGACCCCAACAAAAGGTTATTACCAATATGCAAATGTTTTCTTAAATGGAGAAAGCATCAACATTGTATCAGAGTTGTCTGGTGCGTGCATGTTGTTGCTGAAACCAAAAGCACAGTAACAATGAATTGTATTTCTTTCCCCACCCGACACCACTCTTCCAAATTGCCCCAGCCAATTCGTAATTATGTCAATGACCATGTGTATATTATCTTGCAGACTCATCAAATGACATCGCCACACGCTCGTTTGCCAACCTGTAGCCTAGGTGTGGTGGGCTCGAGGGCGGTCAGTGTTTGGTGTCAACAAACGAACACTTCCACATCGTCGCGCTCGGATTCTTCCACGGAGGCAGAGGGACTGACGCTGGGACGGACATAGTCGCCCCCATGCCCCGCTTCCCGGGGAGGACTGCGGACGTGGCCGCTAACCTGACTTCCCCCGTGCTGGGTCGGCCACTGTGCGCTAACGGGACGCCCTGGATCCTCTACCTGTTTGAGGAATGCGTGGAGAATGTGTGGGAATACTGGAGCGTAGTCATCGGGCTGATTTCAATGTTCTGTTTCTTGCTGTCTACTCTACCGTAAGTTTCAATGTTCTGTTTCTTGCTGTCTACTCTACCGTAAGTTGTTCACCACTGCGTTAGGAATGCGTTCTCTTTAAGGGGGAAGTAGTTTTGTATTTATAATACAAACAAAAATACCTGATCCCAATATTGTGATCAACAGCTGCGGTCTCAAATGTATCTGGCATTTGGTGTTGTGATGATACGCATGACAGATTTTACCATTTTAAATTTAACCTTTGTTAAACTAGGCACGTCAATTAAGatcaaattcgtatttacaatgacggccaaaaaCGGCCACAcatggacgacactgggccaattgtgcgccaccttaTAGCCCACGAATGATTTATTACCGCAGCAAGCAGAAAGTCTGTGGCCCTGCAAAGACAGTTTATCAGGTTCAGAGACATGTAAACAGATACTTAGATGAGGTCACACCAGTCTCTTCTCTCCCATTgtatctgttctctctccccccaggcAAGTCTATGAGGCTTATCGTAATGGTAAAGTGGAGGAGGCCATGTCGTTTGGCTTTCTGCTCTTCCTCTTCAGTGGGGACCTCAGCAGTCTAATAGGCTGCGTCCTGACCAGCCAGCTGCCCATCCAGGTATCTATCAACAGGCACAACTTCAACTTGCTCTTGTATGAATATGGGCAGAGGCATTGCCAAAGCACTCTCTGCCCAGACATGCCATGATGCACTGTATCACAGCTGCATTGaagcatattttttttaaagcattcaGCATTTTGTTTCATCTGGTTTGTGAATGGAGTTAGTAAGGTACATTGTATCCCAATGGCATGTTTTCCTTaacctttccctgacctatgcctttccctgacccttACCTTTCCCTGACCCTTACCTATGTCTTTCCCTTACCTTTCCCTGACCCTTACCTTTCCCTGACCcttacctatgcctttcccttACCTacgcctttccctgacctatgcctttccctgacccttACCTATGTCTTTCCCTGACCCTTACCTTTCCCTGACCCTTACCTATGTCTTTCCCTGACCCTTACCTTTCCCTGACCCTTACCTATGTCTTTCCCTGACCCTTACCTTTCCCTGACCCTTACCTTTCCCTGACCcttacctatgcctttcccttACCTACGCCTTTCCCTGActtatgcctttccctgacccttACCTATGTCTTTCCCTGACCCTTACCTTTCCCTGACCCTTACCTATGTCTTTCCCTGACCcttacctatgcctttcccttacctatgcctttcccttacctatgcctttcccttacctatgcctttcccttACCTACGTCTTTCCCTGACCcttacctatgcctttcccttACCTacgcctttccctgacctatgcctttccctgacccttacctatgcctttccctgacctatgtcTTTCCCTGACCCTTACCTACGCCTTTCCCTTACCTacgcctttccctgacctatgcctttccctgacccttacctatgcctttccctgacctatgcctttccctgacctatgcctttccctgacatatgcctttccctgacctatgcctttccctgacatatgcctttccctgacatatgcctttccctgacctatgtttttccctgacctatgcctttccctgacctatgcctttccttTACCTATGtttttccctgacctatgcctttccctgacctatgcctttgcctgacatatgcctttccctgacctatgcctttccctgacctatgcctttccctgacatatgcctttccctgacataTGCCTTTCCcttacctatgcctttccctgacccttacctatgcctttccctgacccttACCTTTCCCTGACCCTACGCCTTTCCCTGACCCTACGCCTTTCCCTGACCCTACGCCTTTCCCTGACCCTACGCCTTTCCCTgaccctgacctatgcctttccctgacctatgcctttccctgacctatgttTTTCCCTTATTTATGCCTTTCCTTTACCTATGTTTTTCCCTGACCCTACGCCTTTCCCTgaccctgacctatgcctttccctgacctatgcctttccctgacctatgcctttccctgacctatgcctttccctgacctatgcctttccctgacctatgcctttgcctttccctgacccttacctatgcctttcccttacctatgcctttccctgacatatgcctttccctgacctatgcctttccctgacctatgcctttccctgacccttACCCTTACCTTTCCCTGACCCTTACCTTTCCCTGACCCTTACCTTTCCCTGACCCTACGCCTTTCCCTGACCCTACGCCTTTCCCTGACCCTACGCCTTTCCCTgaccctgacctatgcctttcccttacctatgcctttcccttacctatgcctttccctgacctatgcctttccctgacatatgcctttccctttccctgacctatgcctttccctgacctatgcctttccctgaccctaCGCCTTTCCCTGACCCTACGCCTTTCCCTgaccctgacctatgcctttcccttaCCTATGCCTTTctctgacctatgcctttccctgacctatgcctttccctgacctatgcctttccctgacctatgcctttccctgacctatgcctttccctgacctatgcctttgcctttccctgacccttacctttgcctttccctgacccttacctttgcctttccctgacccttacctatgcctttccctgacctatgcctttccctgacatatgcctttccctgacctatgcctttccctgacccttACCTTTCCCTGACCCTACACCTTTCCCTGACCCTACGCCTTTCCCTGACCCTACGCCTTTCCCTTTCCCTGacatatgcctttccctgacctatgcctttccctgacctatgcctttccctgacctatgcctttccctgacatatgcctttccctgacctatgcctttccctgacctatgcctttccctgacatatgcctttccctgacatatgcctttccctgacctatgcctttccctgacctatgcctttccctgacctatgcctttccctgacctatgcctttccctgacctatgcctttccctgaccctacgcctttccctttccctgacatatgcctttccctgacatatgcctttccctgacatatgcctttccctgacctatgcctttccctgacctatgcctttccctgacctatgcctttccctgacccttGCCTTTCCCTGACCCTTGCCTTTCCCTGACCCTTGCCTTTCCCTGACCCTTGCCTTTCCCTTTACCCTTGCCTTTCCCTGACCCTTGCCTTTCCCTTTACCCTTGCCTTTCCCTTTACCCTTGCCTTTCCCTGACCCTTGCCTTTCCCTTTACCCTTGCCTATTCCTACCTGCAGAGGGTGCCACTGTTGTCAAAATCATatattttctctcttctctctctcagattGTGACAGTAGTGTTCTACATCTTCACTGATCTCCTGCTCATCTCCCAGTTCCTCTACTACAAGATAAAGAACAACTCATCTAAAAGTAATCAGTGTTGTTCCTTGTATTGtagttcaatcaatcaatcacattttatttatatagcccttcgtacatcagctgatatctcaaagtgctgtacagaaacccaacctaaaaccccaaacagcaagcaatgcaggtgtagaagcacagtgtgtTGGTGTGCTATAGTGTACTCCAGTCTGTGTACTCACTAATATGCTAGATGTGTTCCCTATAGACAATGCTAACAGCTCTGCCCATGCCCAGTTATCCATGCCTAATGTGTTtgacatgactgtgtgtgtgttcaagtgAAATTGCTAGTTTCTACTAAAAGTTGATTACTGACAAATTCTCACCTTGTAAAGCTCCTTTGTTAGTCCAGTTTGCAGCCgagggctgtaacacaaaatgaaGACATTGGATTACTTAACAGTACATCtacacaattgtgtgtgtgtgtgtgtgttgtgggtatGTATCTGTCAATAAAGACAGAGTGACTGATTTGAGggacagaaagcgagagggaggTCTTGCCACACCTGTTCAAGCCTTTCCCTACTTTCTCTAGCTCAGGTATCTCACAGGTGTGTCTGAAACAGGTCACCTCTACAAAACCAGAAGGGGCAgcaacactgtgtgtgtctcttcccCCCAGAGCGCCCCACGTTGAAGTGGTTGTGTTTCCTGTGGTGCGGAGCTTCCACTGTGGCCCTCCTGATCCTCCCCAAGTTCATCACTGACAACAACCCCTCTGCCAACACTCAGGtgacgtgtgagagagagactctctctctctctctctgtgtctgtctgtctctgtctgtcgctctctgtctctctctctctgtctctctgtgtctgtctctctctctctgtgtctgtctgtctctctctgtgtctgtctgtctctctctgtgtctgtctgtctctctctgtgtctgtctgtctctctctgtgtctgtctgtctctctctgtgtctgtctgtctctctctgtgtctgtctgtctgtctctctctgtgtctgtctgtctctctctgtgtctgtctgtctgtctctctctgtctgtctctctctgtctctctctgtctctctctctctgtctctctctgtctgtctctctctgtctgtctctctctgtctctctctgtctgtctctctctgtctgtctctctctgtctgtctctctctgtctgtctctctctgtctgtctgtctgtctgtctgtctgtctgtctgtctgtctgtctgtctgtctgtctgtctgtctgtctgtctctctctctctgtctgtctgtctcgctctctctgtctgtctgtctcgctctctctgtctgtctgtctcgctctctctgtctgtctgtctcgctctctctgtctgtctgtctcgctctctctgtctgtctcgctctctctgtctgtctcgctctctctgtctgtctcgctctgtctgtctgtctcgctctctctgtctgtctcgctctctgtctgtctcgctctctctgtctgtctcgctctctctgtctgtctcgctctctctgtctgtctcgctctctctgtctgtctgtctcgctctgtctgtctgtctcgctctgtctgtctgtctcgctctgtctcgctctctctgtctgtctcgctctgtctcgctctctctgtctgtctcgctctctctgtctgtctcgctctctctgtctgtctcgctctctctgtctgtctgtctcgctctctctgtctgtctgtctcgctctctctgtctgtctgtctcgctctctctgtctgtctgtctcgctctgtctgtctcgctctcgctctctctcgctctcgctctgtctgtctcgctctctctcgctctctcgctctgtctgtcttgctctctctcgctctctctcgctctctcgctctgtctctcgctctctctcgctctctcgctctgtctgtctcgctctctcgctctgtctgtctcgctctcgctctctctcgctctctcgctctgtctgtctcgctctcgctctctcgctctgtctgtctcgctctcgctctgtctgtctcgctctctctcgctctgtctcgctctcgctctctctcgctctctcgctctgtctgtctcgctctctctcgctctctcgctctgtctgtctcgctctctcgctctgtctgtctcgctctcgctctctctgtctgtctcgctctcgctctctctgtctgtctcgctctcgctctctctgtctgtctcgctctcgctctctctgtctgtctcgctctcgctctctctgtctgtctcgctctcgctctctctgtctgtctcgctctcgctctctctgtctgtctcgctctcgctctctctgtctgtctcgctctcgctctgtctgtctgtctcgctctcgctctgtctgtctgtctcgctctctctgtctgtctcgctctctctgtctgtctcgctctcgctctctctgtctgtctcgctctctctgtctgtctcgctctcgctctctctgtctgtctcgctctctctgtctgtctcgctctcgctctctctgtctgtctcgctctcgctctctctgtctgtctcgctctcgctctctctgtctgtctcgctctcgctctctctgtctgtctcgctctcgctctctctgtctgtctcgctctcgctctctctgtctgtctcgctctcgctctctctgtctgtctcgctctgtctgtctcgctctctgtctgtctgtctcgctctctgtctgtctcgctctcgtctgtctctctgtctgtctcgctctcgctctctctgtctgtctcgctctcgctctctctgtctgtctcgctctcgctctctgtctgtcgctctcgctctctctgtcgctctcgctctctctctctgtctgtctgtctgtctcgctctcgctctgtctgtctcgctctcgctctcgctctgtctgtctcgctctctctctcgctctgtctgtctcgctctctcgctctgtctgtctcgctctctcgctctgtctgtctcgctctctcgctctgtctgtctcgctctgtctgtctcgctctgtctgtctcgctctgtctgtctcgctctgtctgtctcgtctctcgctctgtctgtctcgctctcgctctgtctgtctcgctctcgctctgtctgtctcgctctcgctctgtctgtctcgctctcgctctgtctgtctcgctctcgctctgtctgtctcgctctcgctctgtctgtctcgctctctcgctctgtctgtctcgctctctcgctctgtctgtctcgctctctcgctctctgtctgtctgtctcgctctctcgctctgtctgtctcgctctctcgctctgtctgctctgtctgtctcgctctctcgctctgtctgtctcgctctctcgctctgtcgtctctgtctgtctcgctctctcgctctgtctgtctcgctctctcgctctgtctgtctcgctctctcgctctgtctgtctcgctctctcgctctgtctgtctcgctctctcgctctgtctgtctcgctctctcgctctctcgctgtctcgctctcgctctctcgctgtctcgctctcgctctcgctctctcgctgtctcgctctcgctctctcgctgtctcgctctcgctctctcgctctgtctgtctcgctctcgctctctcgctctgtctgtctcgctctcgctctctcgctctgtctgtctcgctctcgctctctcgctctgtctgtctcgctctctcgctctgtctgtctcgctctctcgctctgtctgctctcgctctcgctctgtctgtctgtctcgctctctcgctctgtctgtctcgctctgtctgtctcgctctcgctctctgtcgctctgtctgtctcgctctcgctctgtctgtctctgtctctcgctctgtctgtctcgctctcgctctgtctgtctctgtctcgctctgtctgctctcgctctgtctcgctctcgctctgtctcgctctcgctctgtctgtctcgctctcgctctgtctgtctcgctctgtctgtctcgctctcgctctgtctgtctcgctctcgctctgtctgtctcgctctcgctctgtctgtctcgctctcgctctgtctgtctcgctctcgctctgtctgtctcgctctcgctctgtctgtctcgctctcgctctgtctgtctcgctgtctcgctctctcgctctctcgctgtctcgctctctctctctctcgctgtctcgctctctcgctctctcgctgtctcgctctctcgctctctcgctgtctcgctctctcgctctgtctgtctcgctctctcgctctgtctgtctcgctctctcgctctgtctgtctcgctctctcgctctgtctgtctcgctctctcgctctgtctgtctcgctctctcgctctgtctgtctcgctctctcgctctgtctgtctcgctctgtctgtctcgctctctcgctctgtctgtctcgctctctctctgtctcgctctcgctctctcgcgctctctcgctctcgctctctcgcgctctctcgctctgtctgtctcgctctcgctctctcgcgctctctcgctctgtctgtctcgctctcgctctctcgcgctctctcgctctgtctctctcgcgctctctcgctctgtctgtctcgctctcgctctctctcgctctctcgctctgtctgtctcgctctctctctctcgctctgtctgtctcgctctcgctctcgctctctcgctctgtctgtctcgctctcgctctctctcgctctgtctgtctcgctctctgtctgtgtctctctctcgctctctcgctctgtctgtctcgctctctgtctgtgtctctctctcgctctctcgctctgtctgtctcgctctctgt
Encoded proteins:
- the LOC118378674 gene encoding lysosomal amino acid transporter 1 homolog — protein: MPRFPGRTADVAANLTSPVLGRPLCANGTPWILYLFEECVENVWEYWSVVIGLISMFCFLLSTLPQVYEAYRNGKVEEAMSFGFLLFLFSGDLSSLIGCVLTSQLPIQIVTVVFYIFTDLLLISQFLYYKIKNNSSKKRPTLKWLCFLWCGASTVALLILPKFITDNNPSANTQSASNSVEISGYACGYVASIFYLSSRFPQLYKNFKRQSTEGTSYMLFALAMLGNGTYGLSVIVVLPALAGSKQTFILKHLAWLIGSLGVLLLDFLVTAQFIIYRKNHSAKTSKKMNVPEVEPLLCEEEELSTF